A single Anabrus simplex isolate iqAnaSimp1 chromosome 10, ASM4041472v1, whole genome shotgun sequence DNA region contains:
- the LOC136882320 gene encoding aldehyde dehydrogenase 1A1: protein MANRSPAIKHTQLFINNQFVDSVSGKKFSTINPATGEKIIDIAEGDKADVDRAVVAARAAFRRGSPWRSMDASARGKLIAKLASLIERDIGHLANLESLDNGKPYEDSIFDINCAIDTFRYYAGWADKIHGNTIPSDGNFFSYTRKEPVGVVGQIIPWNYPILMLAWKWGPALAAGCTMVLKPAEQTPLTALYVASLSKEAGFPDGVINVVPGYGPTAGAAIASHRDINKVAFTGSTVVGHLIMEAAAKSNLKRVSLELGGKSPLVVCNDVDVDEAVEIAHTAIFANHGQNCCAGSRTFVQEDIYEEFVKKATDKAARRKVGDPFADGTEQGPQIDDEMFNKVLNLIESGKKEGAKLECGGQRHGTKGYFIQPTVFSNVKDSMRIAKEEIFGPVQSIIKFKTLEEVIERANNTTYGLAAGIITKNIDTALVFANAVEAGSVWVNCYDAVVPQAPFGGFKQSGTGRELGEDSLKEYLEVKTVTIKIPVKN, encoded by the exons CTGTTCATCAACAACCAATTTGTGGACTCTGTGTCAGGCAAGAAGTTCTCCACCATCAACCCAGCCACTGGGGAGAAGATCATAGACATTGCCGAAGGAGATAAG GCGGATGTGGACCGCGCTGTGGTTGCTGCCCGAGCTGCCTTCCGTCGCGGCTCACCATGGAGGAGCATGGATGCCTCGGCTCGTGGCAAACTCATAGCAAAG CTAGCGTCATTGATTGAACGTGATATCGGTCATCTGGCCAACCTGGAGTCACTGGACAATGGCAAGCCATACGAAGACTCAATCTTTGACATCAACTGTGCAATCGACACGTTCCGCTACTACGCTGGCTGGGCGGACAAGATCCATGGAAACACTATTCCCTCAG ATGGCAATTTCTTCTCGTACACAAGGAAAGAGCCAGTGGGTGTTGTGGGGCAGATCATCCCCTGGAACTACCCCATCCTCATGCTGGCGTGGAAATGGGGTCCGGCTCTGGCAGCAGGCTGCACCATGGTTCTGAAACCAGCTGAGCAGACTCCACTGACTGCTTTGTATGTGGCGTCTCTCAGCAAAGAG GCTGGTTTCCCAGATGGGGTCATCAACGTGGTGCCAGGATACGGCCCCACGGCAGGAGCTGCCATTGCATCCCACAGGGACATCAACAAGGTTGCTTTCACTGGATCCACTGTG GTGGGGCACCTCATCATGGAGGCTGCAGCCAAGTCCAACCTCAAGAGAGTGTCTTTGGAGCTGGGAGGGAAGAGTCCTCTCGTCGTGTGCAACGATGTGGATG TTGACGAAGCAGTGGAGATCGCCCACACAGCAATATTTGCCAACCACGGTCAGAACTGCTGCGCTGGCTCCCGCACATTCGTACAGGAAGACATATACGAGGAGTTTGTGAAGAAGGCGACGGATAAGGCTGCCCGCAGGAAGGTTGGAGATCCTTTCGCTGATGGCACTGAGCAAGGTCCTCAG ATCGACGACGAAATGTTCAACAAAGTCCTTAACCTCATTGAGTCGGGAAAGAAGGAGGGAGCTAAACTGGAGTGCGGAGGACAGCGCCACGGGACAAAAGGCTACTTTATCCAACCAACAGTGTTCTCCAATGTCAAAGATAGCATGAGGATTGCCAAAGAGGAG ATATTTGGCCCCGTGCAGTCGATCATCAAGTTCAAGACTCTGGAAGAGGTTATCGAGCGAGCCAACAACACGACCTATGGGCTGGCAGCAGGAATCATCACCAAGAACATCGATACGGCCCTCGTGTTTGCCAACGCTGTGGAGGCTGGCTCCGTCTG GGTGAACTGTTATGATGCTGTGGTCCCTCAGGCTCCGTTTGGAGGCTTCAAGCAGTCTGGTACAGGCAGAGAACT AGGTGAAGATTCCCTCAAGGAATACCTGGAAGTAAAGACTGTGACCATCAAAATCCCCGTCAAGAACTGA